CTTTAGTAGGTTTAGGAATCAAAGTCTAAAGTTGTTCCGAGTTCACAAAACTCTACAACACGTCTGCctctgaaaatctttttaaaagaataaaatgcaagAATTAGTAAAGATTTTGCAGGGGCCTAGTCAATGTCCAAGTGTTAATCTAGGTTAAGATGCTGGGTGCGGGACCTTAAACGGGACCATGCTTGTGATTGGAAACCCTTCAGTGTCgccaaatgaaaacaattccACAAAGAAGAGTGGGTCAACATTCCACCACAGTGACGCAAAACTATTTATGGAGATTGCTTTTTGGCAGCTTCTACAAGCTTTCAAAtgcctttttgttgttgctgttgttgttctACAACATAAGATATTCGCCACTAAAACACTTTGATCAAACAATAGAAACTAACTAAAGAGAATCTACATGCCAGATGACTATATACAGTCTTATCTGTCCGActtgaaatacatttatgtCATTAACAGGAGTGTGGAAATCAACTTTTCCCCTCATTCCTATGTAGCTACTTTCCCGTCGTGTGAGCCGGAACGTTTTGCACAACATGCTGGAAGacgaaaaaagaaagaaaacaatcaaatcgTTTCACAGAAACCAGATGTGCTTGAATTTTAGCCCAAACTGGGCTGCTTTCCTGCTATTGTTTGAGCTCCAGCAGCGATCAGTGCTGCAGATTTTCAGTCATTCGCCAACACCCACTCCACCCCTCcaccatctctctctctttatttttttctcgtAGAGGGGAGTCAAGTGTAATTTGAGTCAATAACACTCGTGCAATAATTGGAATAATTTCCAGGCTGCCTATACAAATGTACAAGCTGCAGGTTGTTGTGGCTGCTGCGCCTTTAACATCTCTGGAGGGgcgcaacatttaaaaaaaaagaagaaaaaaaaagatagaagcaatttaaaaaaaaaaaaaaaaaagggggtgtGAGAACTTTTAACAGTGGGGGGTGGGaagacaaggaaaaaaaaacatctggggaaaaaaaaaatggagacaaGCTTCACGGGGCCTGTCACaatcaaaaaaggaaaatactcCCGAAAGCTGCAGAAAGGAAAGGAGAAGAGATGGGTATGGCATTaatatcttttctcttttttttccttttttctttctttttttttttttttataccagcCTCATTGATTTGTGTATGAAAAACATAGCGCTTTTATTCTCCCCCCTTCTGGGCTCCGCTTTCTGAGTGATCAGCTGATGAAGAGACTAGCAGCACGCCGTTATGCTGCTTTGCTAATTCTCTTCCCCCCACAGCTGCAGCCGATCCCGATAGCCAGCCTTGCAGACTGCACTCAGGTAAATATCCTCCTCCATGTCTTTCTGTCTCCTCGGGCTCCGGATTCAGACAGGCTACATCGCATGGGGAAGGGAGGAAGAGAtggatatgaaaaaaaaaaagaaaagaaaaaaaagtgtgtgtgtgtatttgagagagagagagagagaggtaaagagagagagagcgggcGTCTGAGTTTATAGTCCTGCCTGTGCGCGCGCgcgcatatgtgtgtgtgtgtgtgtcagggagAAGAGAGGGAGCATGTAGGTGTGTGTAACAGATGAGAGGGGAATCTTTGCCAGATTAGTCAGGGAGGAGGCAGGCTGGTCAGGAGAAGGCACACGCATGCAGGCGGCTCTCAGCTGGGATGTGCTTCTTTCAGGATTACCCCTTCGCCCCCCTTCCCCTCGTTCCTGCACCCCCTTTATCCCCCCACCTTCCCCCGCTACCCTTCTCCATATCCCCTCCAGTATGCTGCTGGAGCGACCGCTTCTAGGTGTCTCAACCGagcgatgatgatgatgataatgatgatgatgatgatgagcgGGATTTGAGATTGGCGCAGCTCTCGTCGTCGTCGTTGTTGTCGTTGTCACCTCTAACTCACTTCTCCTCTCTGTCATGCCGCCGCGCTTTACTGTCTCAGCGATTGttggttttccttttctctctctctccctcttccgttttctggacgcgtctcctcttcctctctgactAACATGCGAGCAAATAAGCATCCCCTGCGTCCCAGCTCGATCCCAATCTCTGTCCTTGAGAAAACACATCGTCGCATGTGTGCTGCTCGCTCTTTATTTGAAAGCAGATGTGTGATCCTGGTTGTATTATAGTCTGGGTCTGCGTGccttcactgctgctgctgctgctgcacggATCCTCGTGTTCTCTGGCATCTAATTTGCCTTTGTTGGAGAAACAGAGGCTGCGGCAGATATTTATGAAGAAGGATGCAGAAACACGCTgtagttcacttttttttttctttttgtgccaTTCTGCAGCGAGCAAGCCAGCAGAGTGACTGATATTATTCTTTATTTGCGCTGCGGCTTTCTGGAATGTAGTGTGGCTGAGCTGTTCGGCATTCATTCACGTCGCATGTTGAATATTAATAATTTGACATCAATATACTCTGGAGCAAATAACTTGTTCTAAATCTGCAAAGGCGCCGCACATCAGTCCGGGCCACTATAGTCGCTTCCTGCAAATtcagaaatgaatgaataaataatatgtttagtttttaatatcTAACGATATTAGTAGGTCAGAGATTTTGTGAGCAATTTCccagctttgatttttttttttttttttgtgaaagctCGTGCCTGCAGACAAGTTGCACCAAATCCAATTTCTCTTAAAATAGCCTATGGTTTCAACAGCTGTTTTAGTAAAATGCTCCAGGTTATTAACAGACAGATGTATGCAAATaagctaatatttaaaaaaaaatagttattacTTTTGTCCCTTAAACATTGATAAAATAGATTATGGCTCTCTACATTTTTTGTCAGTTAATATCTGAGAGGGAAAAATATATGACTTAATTGTCTAATATGATCAATTGttaaatgatttattcattcattgtaACTATCCAGTAGCACTAAGAAGCCGTTCtataatcaattatttataaCAGAGCCAGAGGTgctgtcacactgtgtgtgtgtgtgtgtgtgagagagagagaaagcagttGTTCTTACACAGCTCTGCACTCAAAACAAGGTGAACATTATTAGTTTAGTCTGTATTTTAATCAGGTTCCAGCATCTTTTTCTTGCAGTTAGCATAATTAGCTTGACTAGCATCACTAGCTATTAGCTGTCTGCATGCGTGTTCCCTTTGGAGATTTCAATGCAACTTCCTTTCTTAAAGTTTCTAAcagcttttgctttttgttgtttttttgttttttgttttgcttcctctATGTACACTTCAAAAGAGCTTCCTGATATCAAAAATAAGCAACTGACTTTTCTCACCTCGGTAACGACATCCGCACTGAAAGGTGTGGTTGTCCATCTGTTAATGCGGATGATGGACAAATGCAGTGTGGTGTGATCACTAATCAGAAAAAGATCCAATTTGTAGTTTCTGACTTCCAAGTCCCAGGTTGGCATAAAATCTGTCAAATCCAGTTACCATTTGTCAGCGCTTCTCTAAATTTTAGtcaagaaaagaacaaaactccagttagcaaataaaatgtatactTTTTGAGATTTTCAGACTTCAAACTTTGAAGCGCTGTAGGCATCAGTACTACAGCACTCTCGAGACTCGGGGCATCTACCTTAAGAACACCACACGGTTTGCAATAAAAGAACAAACCGTGCAAAACCTTCAACCTCACCTGATCCCTGTGCGTCTGTCTGAGTTTACTAGGTTTCCCCTCCACCCGCTATCCCACCCactgcttcctcttcctccagcctGAGGCAGAAAAGATCAGCTCCCTGCAGGACATGGAAGAAGACATCGGCCTGAAGAAGCGTAAAGGTGATCACCATGGAGAGAAAGAGCTGCACACGGGCCAAGAAACGGGCGAAAAGGTCAAAAGGAAGAGAGGACGCCCACCGGCTGAGAAGCTGCCTCCAAATCCACCCGAGCTCACCAAGACACTGAACACTCTGGTGGATATGGTCGTCAACTACAAGGACGGGTCAGTCTAGCGCTTGTGGACCGGTGTTCCAATATTGCTACTTCAACGCAACAAGCATTCACAAATCCTCCAGTTCTTTGCCTAGAAAGCTTGAAGTTAAGCTGACAGAGAGAACTGAATGCCAGTGCAGACACTCAGCTTTTAAAGTGAGAAAAGTCTGATCCAAAATAGGGGACAAGTTAAGAATAACACTCGTtgatgggggtggggggtgaaAGCTTTGTCAAAAGGCCTGAAGTGAAGACTCCATGGGATATCCTTGAATTGTTtgattttgccttttttttatgcTCCACAAGCTGCAGTTATctgagtgttttatttatttatttatttatttatttatttaaacacacaccttttttgtgtgtgatatAACAAATGAAAATTGATCTATCAAAGTCATTACAGAATATTCCACTTCTCTAAACGGGAAAGCTCCTGCGCTTCTTTAGAGGCATGCTGTGAGTGACTGAAGTGCCCTCTAGTCAGACCTTTGATGGAATCACAACAGATATCTAAAACACTTCAGAACGCACCTTCAGTTTAGCTAATGATGAAGGTATGATGAGAATTAAGGTAAAGTAAGATACCTTGCCTTACCTTATGTTTCATAGTTATTCTGCCTGTGCTTCTAGTTCAAGTTGGGTTCACCTGCATCTCTCGGAGAAAAACTGCTCCCGTTCAGTTCAGCTTTGCAAAGATGTTGACAGAAAGTCCATCAGGAACAGTCTAACTTGCGATGTTCATTAATCAGTGTTATTGCAAatcaaattgatctgaaagattcacattcccataaacacctagatattaaatacttaagagcttaaataaatttaaccaatagtaaaagcagaacaaactctTTGTTATGTTTATCTAAAAAGATAACGCCCTGGGCATTTGTCCTTAGAATTCATGTCAGAAATCACCTCAATCTGCACTATTAAACATAGCAATTGAGGCAATGCCCTGACGCTCAACTATGAACACTGACCAAAGAGCAACAAGCAAGAAGTAAACAAGCACAAGGCGCTCACCATGACTGTTCTCACCCTCTCTCCCACTGCATGAAGCCAGGCAGCACAATTCAAAATGACAGCTGTAATGTCTGCCATAATGGCAGACATTACAGCTGCCATTTTGAAGGAAAGCCAGGCCGCTTTGAACGAAAACAATCAATGGGCAATGCGCATGCTCAGCGTGCTCTTTcgttcttgtgttttatttatttgctaattaaataaatatcaatgtatataaataaataaaataatgatagcTAAGCGTACACAGagcattacaagaacaaagaacggctctcagtgaggctccAGTCCTGTCTTCTTAGTAAAGAGAAGTACAGAAGACTCTGATCGTTCGTGAATGTCACATCACTATATTGCAGACTTTTGGACACAGTGTTGTCCCACATATGCGACACAGTTAGTCAACACCTCCGCACAATTCAGTGTGAGTGACtttttttacatgtataaatgtctctgtacagctagctttgctaatAACACGTCAACGGAGCTTACCTTTCTTTGAGCTTCTTTTCCAAGTGATGAAAAAAGTTAGACGTAGTCCTCACCGTCTGTGAAAGCGAAGCGCTGCTGAATTAGTTGTCGTCATCGGATTTCTTATGATTCATGCAGCGCaattctattactgacgattagacaGACATCTTCTGCCGATAAAAGAAAACCACTGTGCATGTCTTGGAGCGCCGCGTGCGAGTGAAAGATGGGGAGGGGCAGTAACGGAAACACGTAATGGACAAATCACGTTATTGCCTGGATTTTAATCGGTGCGTTTTGCAtccaatgaaaacaaacatgttaacaAATAAGCTGGACAGTATGCTGTAAATTTAGTGATATTTCCACAGTTGCAGTCTTGAAATCAAATCCTGAGTCCTCAGCGCATTTGTCTCGAGACAAGACCGAGACCAAATGCGGTCGAGTCCGAGACGAGACCGAGACCATCAAAAAATGGTCTCGAGACCAAGACCGGTCTGCAACTCAAATATCACAGCAATGACTCAATAATAACATAGCTTAATCACACACAAAGCTATGCAGATGCTTAACAGGGTTTATGCTAAAAAGGTATTAGAAAATTTGAATTAATGTCTTAATTCACGAAAAGATGTGAGTTGGtgttaaattaaatcatcataggtcttaaattttgacGTGGCAGGGCTATTTAATCTCatatgcagtttttttcctcatttgacATATTCACTGTGTTCCCTTACTCGAGATGGTTGAACGTCAACCACGGTTAGCTAGCTGTGGTTGAAGCTAACTAACCTCTagcctttttatatatatatatatatatatatatatatatatatatatatatatatatatatatatactttatttttgatgaaattttTATACATGGCAAAACAACACCAACACAAAAacggagagaaagaaaaaagaaaaatcacaacaagTACAGTGCACAGCAATCGGAACACAGAGGTCACCAACGGGGTAGAGAGGTCACCAAGGGGGTCTCTAGCCTTTTTGAACACATAAAAGCTACCTAGCATTTTTGCGTTCATCACGGGTAAGTGGAAATTTAGCAGTCTGGACGAAGTTTGTCTTCTTCACTGAATCATTTGTTTCCAACACATAAGAGGCTACggtgaaaacaaaatcaactaaTTTTTAAGTTTGCCACTTTGGCTAAGTAGCAAGCTAACGTTAAGCAGTCAAATATGCAGACGCCCTACTTAACCAGTCTCAGCATGTTGGATTATTGAAATGTGATGGTAAAACTGACTGCATAATTTACTTTATTACTATTTGActcaaataatattttgttaatatttgttattttgtttaaaaaaaaggaacaaaataaataaaaaaaagctgatgACGCCGTAACAATAGTAACGCGTcgtgaaaacatttcaattggATTTTCACTTGTAAacaatttaagcattttatgAATAGGAAGGAATTTTGTATTTGCAGTTTAtaacaaataattttctataacctttcaaacaaacaaaaaaataaacttttaaaattgttaaactgTTCATTTCTCTTGTCTATATCTGTAGATGTGAGGAGTAACCAGTCATTGTGAGACTCCACTAGGACTTTGAAATGtcattgaagtattttttttgatCAATTGAGATTATCTGAAGCCTCATCTTGTTCTTGCAGGCTGGGACGACAGATCAGTAAAGGTTTTGTGCAGCTTCCCTCTAAGAAAGAAGTACCGGAGTATTACGAGCTAATCCGAAAGCCTGTGGATTTCAGGAGGATAAGAGTACGTGTCGCAGAGCGCTCTCGGGACCCACACACAGATCTCATTGTCATCTTGACTGCTAACATAGCACTTCATGAAAAATGTGGATTAACAGATTGGAATGAAGGTTGTTAACGGAATAAGAAGGGAAAAATATATTCAACCCAACATCAGTAGATTTTAGCACCAACTGCACACAGATGTTTCTACATGTACTGACAGACGTGTGgagaagtttgtttttccacGATCTTCCGTATCACCGTTTCAAAATATATGAACTCTCTGAGCACTATGAAGGTCACATTTTCTTGGGACTACAATAAGTTAGGCATTAAGTTATGGCATACTAAAAACCTGGATAAAGGGGGCAATTTGGAAATTGTATTACAAGGCCGAAAGCAAAACCCTGACTCAGAGATGGTACTGTGTTTCAATGCAAAATGCTGAGAAATCACAAACCTATAACTAAAAATGTATGCATTATACTGTGTTGTTGGTATTCTGCAACATTTGGACTCATACGTTTATATACAGTcaaattattaaatttgaaGACTGTTATTATATTTGATTTGGTGGTTACAgcatagataaaaataaaattcaaaattgttATGAAGAATAatctccaggtttttttttattgctgttttaaaatctgatgctagagtttatttgctgttttgtttctgagctcagtttgttcagaaataaatctcAGTAAATAGTAACCTAATTCAAAATGATGGATTTCAGTCATTTCAATTAGAACTCTTCCAGGTTCCACCAAAATCTGTACTGttacagtgaaacactgttAGAGGTGGTGACGTTCTTCACAGATAACCTTGTGAAAATGCTGGCTGAAgattgtaacaaaataaaatctgacatttttatgtctgGTGTCTGGGAAGCAGAAACTATTTTTAGGTATCTCATCTGAGAGAAATAAGGAAAAGTTTGCTCTGATTTAATGccagacaaagaaagaaagaaagttttgtttcttagtTCAGTGTATAAACTTCCGGTTTCGACTCTTGAAATTGCTTTTCGTGAAATTCTCTCTTGTACGATGAATAAAATTCTGTctaaattattaacttttttcaCCCTCTGCCTCACAGGAGCGTGTTCGTAACCACAAGTACAGAACCGTTGGGGATTTGGAAAAGGACGTCTTCCTTCTATGTCACAATGCACAGACTTACAACCTGGAGGGATCCCAGGTGAAACCTTCGTTTTCATGCCTCTGTCATCGTCACAAATGGGTTCTTCGATCTCGAATCGAGGGAGCAACAGCTTAAGCTCTGATTAGTTCTCTTTCTTGTCCACTGCAGATCTACGAGGATTCTATCGTCATCAAATCGGTTTTCGAGAGCGCTAGGCAGAGAATTGTCGCGGACGAACAGCGAAAGGAGACTGTTGGCGCCGCTCACGGCAATCATGGCGGAGGAGCTGAAGACCAGTTCGTCCAATCAGGTGAgagctttgtgttttattaaaaatgatctgaACAAGCTTTAA
The sequence above is a segment of the Gambusia affinis linkage group LG17, SWU_Gaff_1.0, whole genome shotgun sequence genome. Coding sequences within it:
- the LOC122847253 gene encoding probable global transcription activator SNF2L2 isoform X2 is translated as MAAADPDSQPCRLHSGFPSTRYPTHCFLFLQPEAEKISSLQDMEEDIGLKKRKGDHHGEKELHTGQETGEKVKRKRGRPPAEKLPPNPPELTKTLNTLVDMVVNYKDGLGRQISKGFVQLPSKKEVPEYYELIRKPVDFRRIRERVRNHKYRTVGDLEKDVFLLCHNAQTYNLEGSQIYEDSIVIKSVFESARQRIVADEQRKETVGAAHGNHGGGAEDQFVQSVTPLPVQIKKEDRSITTVAKSLHSDFDSEEDPDNNTKDQG
- the LOC122847253 gene encoding probable global transcription activator SNF2L2 isoform X1 codes for the protein METSFTGPVTIKKGKYSRKLQKGKEKRWLQPIPIASLADCTQPEAEKISSLQDMEEDIGLKKRKGDHHGEKELHTGQETGEKVKRKRGRPPAEKLPPNPPELTKTLNTLVDMVVNYKDGLGRQISKGFVQLPSKKEVPEYYELIRKPVDFRRIRERVRNHKYRTVGDLEKDVFLLCHNAQTYNLEGSQIYEDSIVIKSVFESARQRIVADEQRKETVGAAHGNHGGGAEDQFVQSVTPLPVQIKKEDRSITTVAKSLHSDFDSEEDPDNNTKDQG